One segment of Micromonospora parathelypteridis DNA contains the following:
- a CDS encoding LLM class flavin-dependent oxidoreductase, whose product MSSEYLWYIPNQVEPGHRGDDVVQHHNSLDTLTAHAQALEQHGWSGALIGTGWGRPDTFTVATALAARTTTFQPLIAIRPGYWRPANFASAAATLDHLTRGRVLINIVSGKDNLAAYGDTDGDQSARYARTREFLQIVRRLWTDDTVTYRGEHFSVTDSTLAARPVVRGERRHPPLYFGGASAAAEEVAATEADVQLFWGEPLDDVAERIERLKQLSEKLGREHAPLEFGLRVTTLVRDTTDQAWADAEAKVSQLAQRTGGIQRNPHWQAAVGQRRLLDLIARGDVLDDNLYTAPGRFGGGGAGTTWLVGSAEDVASSLRKYESIGITHFVLSDTPYLPEIKRQGEQLLPLLRRGVVASRPNSTADRGNPGSD is encoded by the coding sequence ATGAGTTCCGAGTATCTCTGGTACATCCCCAACCAGGTCGAACCTGGCCACCGCGGCGACGACGTCGTCCAGCACCACAACAGCCTCGACACCCTCACCGCCCACGCCCAGGCCCTGGAGCAGCACGGGTGGTCCGGCGCGCTCATCGGCACCGGCTGGGGACGCCCCGACACCTTCACGGTCGCCACCGCGCTGGCCGCCCGCACGACGACATTCCAACCGCTGATCGCTATCCGGCCCGGCTACTGGCGTCCGGCCAACTTCGCCTCCGCCGCCGCGACGTTGGACCACCTCACCCGGGGGCGGGTGCTCATCAACATCGTGTCGGGCAAGGACAACCTGGCGGCGTACGGCGACACCGACGGCGACCAGTCCGCCCGCTACGCCCGGACCAGGGAATTCCTCCAGATCGTTCGCAGGTTGTGGACCGACGACACCGTCACCTACCGTGGCGAGCACTTCAGCGTCACCGACTCCACCCTGGCGGCCCGACCGGTCGTCCGCGGCGAGCGAAGGCACCCGCCGCTGTACTTCGGCGGCGCGTCAGCCGCCGCCGAGGAGGTGGCCGCCACCGAGGCCGACGTCCAACTCTTCTGGGGCGAGCCACTCGACGACGTGGCCGAGCGGATCGAGAGGCTGAAGCAGCTCAGCGAGAAGTTGGGGCGCGAGCACGCTCCGTTGGAGTTCGGGTTACGGGTCACCACCCTGGTCAGGGACACCACCGACCAGGCGTGGGCCGACGCCGAGGCGAAGGTCTCCCAGTTGGCGCAGCGCACCGGCGGCATCCAACGCAACCCGCACTGGCAGGCTGCCGTCGGCCAGCGGCGGCTGCTCGACCTCATCGCACGCGGAGACGTGCTCGACGACAACCTCTACACCGCACCCGGCAGGTTCGGCGGCGGCGGGGCCGGCACCACCTGGTTGGTCGGTTCGGCCGAGGACGTGGCGAGCTCATTGCGCAAGTACGAGAGCATCGGCATCACCCACTTCGTGCTCTCCGACACGCCCTACCTGCCAGAGATCAAACGCCAGGGCGAGCAGCTTCTGCCGCTGCTGCGCCGTGGAGTCGTCGCGTCACGGCCGAACAGCACGGCGGACCGAGGCAATCCCGGAAGCGACTGA
- a CDS encoding ABC transporter permease, producing MTATTLTRPRSAATAPAGRPRRRLKPGRPIPFGAAIGPLLLLAVWAAGSAAGWLDPRTLSAPWTVVTTAGDLIADGRLQDNLAISAQRAGLGLAIGTVIGTVLALLAGLSRWGEAILDGPIQIKRAIPALALIPLLVLWFGIGEQMKVITITLGVFVPVYIHTHNGLRTIDSRYVELGESLRLRRTAFIRRIVLPGALPGFLLGMRFAVVGAWLSLVVVEQINSTSGIGYMMELAREYGQTDVIIVGLVLYGLLGLLSDGAVRLAQRRALSWRRTLAD from the coding sequence GTGACCGCCACGACGCTGACCCGGCCCAGATCGGCCGCCACCGCCCCGGCCGGCCGCCCGCGGCGCCGACTGAAGCCGGGTCGCCCCATCCCGTTCGGGGCGGCGATTGGTCCGCTCCTGCTCCTGGCCGTATGGGCGGCCGGTTCGGCAGCCGGCTGGCTCGACCCGCGTACCCTGTCGGCGCCCTGGACCGTGGTGACGACGGCGGGTGACCTCATCGCCGACGGCCGGCTTCAGGACAACCTGGCCATCTCGGCCCAACGGGCCGGCCTGGGCCTCGCCATCGGCACCGTCATCGGCACGGTGCTGGCCCTGCTCGCGGGCCTGAGTCGGTGGGGTGAGGCCATCCTCGACGGCCCGATCCAGATCAAGCGGGCCATCCCGGCCCTCGCCCTGATTCCGCTGCTCGTCCTCTGGTTCGGCATCGGCGAGCAGATGAAGGTCATCACCATCACGCTGGGCGTGTTCGTCCCCGTCTACATCCACACCCACAACGGGCTGCGCACCATCGACAGCCGGTACGTCGAACTGGGCGAGTCCCTGCGGCTGCGGCGGACCGCCTTCATCCGCCGGATCGTGCTGCCCGGCGCGCTGCCCGGCTTCCTGCTCGGTATGCGGTTCGCGGTCGTCGGGGCGTGGCTGTCCCTGGTCGTCGTCGAGCAGATCAACTCGACAAGCGGCATCGGCTACATGATGGAACTGGCCCGCGAGTACGGCCAGACCGACGTGATCATCGTTGGACTCGTGCTGTACGGACTGCTCGGGCTGCTGTCCGACGGCGCCGTCCGGCTCGCACAGAGGAGGGCGCTGTCGTGGCGACGCACGTTGGCGGACTGA
- a CDS encoding LLM class flavin-dependent oxidoreductase, whose amino-acid sequence MLHLNAFLMGVGHHEAAWRLPESDPFAQTDVEHFTRLARIAERGKLDSLFLADSPVLWNSIGRRPSGTLEPTVLLTALAGATNHIGLIATASTTYNEPFNLARRFASLDHISGGRAGWNIVTTAGVDAARNFNLDELPAHRDRYERAAEFLEVSLKLWDSWDDDAPLGDKDAGRWGDDGLLYPPGHVGRYFRVAGPLNVPRSPQGYPLLVQAGSSEDGKELAARYAEAVFTAQQTLAEAQEFYRDLKRRAAQFGRDPGTVKILPGIVPAVGATEAEARKLEEELDRLIKPEYARAQLATTLRVAPEDLDLDKELPADLPSEDEIEGAKSRYTLIVTLARRERLTVRQLIGRLGGGRGHRTFAGTPEQVADAIEEWYRSGAADGFNIMPPVLPSGLETFVDHVVPILQRRGLFRTEYTGATLRDHYGLPRPANQSARRLAAAHH is encoded by the coding sequence ATGCTGCACCTCAACGCGTTCCTGATGGGCGTGGGCCACCACGAGGCGGCCTGGCGGCTGCCGGAGAGCGACCCGTTCGCGCAGACCGACGTCGAGCACTTCACGCGCCTGGCCCGCATCGCCGAGCGGGGCAAACTCGACTCGCTCTTCCTGGCCGACAGTCCGGTGCTCTGGAACAGCATCGGCCGACGGCCGTCGGGCACGCTCGAACCCACCGTGCTGCTCACCGCCCTGGCCGGCGCGACCAACCACATCGGGCTCATCGCGACCGCCTCGACGACGTACAACGAGCCGTTCAACCTGGCCCGCCGGTTCGCGTCGCTGGACCACATCAGTGGCGGCCGGGCCGGTTGGAACATCGTCACCACGGCCGGCGTGGATGCGGCCCGGAACTTCAACCTGGACGAGCTGCCCGCCCACCGGGACCGGTACGAGCGAGCCGCCGAGTTCCTCGAGGTCTCGCTGAAGCTCTGGGACAGCTGGGACGACGACGCGCCGCTCGGCGACAAGGACGCCGGGCGGTGGGGCGACGACGGCCTGCTCTACCCGCCCGGCCACGTCGGACGGTACTTCCGGGTGGCCGGCCCGCTCAACGTCCCCCGCTCGCCGCAGGGCTACCCGCTGCTGGTGCAGGCCGGGTCGTCGGAGGACGGCAAGGAGCTGGCCGCCCGGTACGCCGAGGCCGTCTTCACCGCGCAGCAGACGCTCGCCGAGGCGCAGGAGTTCTATCGCGACCTCAAGCGGCGTGCCGCGCAGTTCGGCCGCGACCCGGGCACCGTCAAGATCCTGCCGGGCATCGTGCCGGCGGTCGGCGCCACCGAGGCGGAGGCCCGCAAGCTGGAGGAAGAGCTGGATCGGTTGATCAAACCCGAGTACGCCCGGGCTCAGCTCGCCACCACGCTGCGGGTCGCCCCGGAAGACCTCGACCTGGACAAGGAACTGCCCGCCGACCTGCCCAGCGAGGATGAGATCGAGGGCGCCAAGAGCAGGTACACGCTGATCGTCACCCTGGCCCGGCGGGAACGCCTGACCGTACGCCAGCTCATCGGCCGGCTCGGCGGCGGACGCGGACACCGGACCTTCGCCGGCACGCCGGAGCAGGTCGCCGACGCCATCGAGGAGTGGTACCGCAGCGGCGCCGCCGACGGCTTCAACATCATGCCGCCAGTCCTGCCGTCCGGGCTGGAGACGTTCGTCGACCACGTCGTCCCGATCCTCCAGCGCCGGGGTCTGTTCCGCACCGAGTACACCGGGGCCACGCTGCGCGACCACTACGGGCTGCCCCGCCCGGCCAACCAGTCCGCACGGCGGCTCGCCGCCGCACACCACTGA
- a CDS encoding ABC transporter ATP-binding protein — translation MATHVGGLTATRTVRVQGLVRGFGDRAVLDGFDLEIGAGEFVALLGRSGSGKSTLLRALAGLDGDVKGSGLVDVPENSSVVFQDARLLPWQRVLDNVVLGLRGPDAHQRGLAALAEVGLAGRERAWPNELSGGEQQRVALARALVSEPELLLADEPFGALDALTRLRMHGLLRELCARHRPTVLIVTHDVDEAITLADRVLLLDAGRIAVDLAIDLPAPRSHRQPQFLAYRETLLRALGVDQTEG, via the coding sequence GTGGCGACGCACGTTGGCGGACTGACCGCCACCCGTACCGTCCGGGTCCAGGGGTTGGTGCGCGGCTTCGGCGATCGGGCCGTCCTGGACGGCTTCGACCTGGAGATCGGCGCGGGCGAGTTCGTGGCGCTGCTGGGCCGCAGCGGCTCGGGCAAGAGCACCCTTCTGCGCGCGCTGGCCGGGCTGGACGGCGACGTCAAAGGCTCGGGCCTGGTCGACGTGCCGGAGAACTCGTCGGTCGTCTTCCAGGACGCCCGGCTGCTGCCCTGGCAGCGCGTGCTGGACAACGTCGTCCTCGGCCTGCGCGGGCCGGACGCCCACCAGCGGGGCCTCGCGGCGCTCGCCGAGGTCGGCCTGGCGGGGCGGGAGCGCGCCTGGCCGAATGAGCTGTCCGGTGGCGAGCAGCAACGGGTGGCGCTGGCCCGGGCGCTGGTGTCCGAGCCGGAACTGCTGCTCGCCGACGAGCCGTTCGGTGCGCTGGACGCGCTGACCCGCCTCCGCATGCACGGCCTGCTACGTGAACTGTGCGCCCGGCACCGGCCGACGGTCCTCATCGTCACCCACGACGTCGACGAGGCGATCACGCTGGCCGACCGGGTACTGCTCCTCGACGCGGGTCGAATCGCGGTCGACCTCGCCATCGACCTGCCGGCGCCGCGCTCGCACCGGCAGCCGCAATTCCTCGCGTACCGCGAAACCCTGCTGCGCGCGCTCGGCGTCGACCAGACGGAGGGATGA
- a CDS encoding aldo/keto reductase, with product MVDQRPFGHTGVRISSLTLGAMNFGQRGNPDHEDGIRIIHRALDGGINAIDTADVYSHGESEEIVGKALAGGRRDEVFLATKFHGQVGDNPQHRGNSRRWIVRAVENSLRRLGTDWIDLYQAHRPDPDTDFDETLGALTDLVRQGKIRYIGTSTFEPSAIVEGQWLAQRRGRERVVSEQPPYSILAREIEREVLPVAQRYGLAVIPWSPLAGGWLSGRYHSGLDAPISRRADRLPARFDPTQPANAAKLAAVDKLAALADEAGLSLIHLAIAFVLEHPAVTSAIIGPRTLAHLESQLGAAKVTLSRDLLDRIDAIVPPGTTLNPADAGYQPPSLADPARRRGGAPTPHLAGVAR from the coding sequence ATGGTCGACCAACGACCCTTCGGGCACACCGGCGTACGAATCAGCTCGCTGACGCTGGGTGCGATGAACTTCGGCCAACGGGGCAACCCCGACCACGAGGACGGGATCCGGATCATCCACCGGGCGCTCGACGGAGGCATCAACGCCATCGACACCGCCGACGTCTACTCCCACGGCGAGTCCGAGGAGATCGTCGGCAAGGCCCTCGCCGGCGGGCGTCGGGACGAGGTCTTCCTCGCCACCAAGTTCCACGGCCAGGTCGGCGACAACCCGCAGCACCGGGGCAACTCCCGCCGCTGGATCGTCCGGGCGGTGGAGAACAGCCTGCGCCGGCTGGGCACCGACTGGATCGACCTGTACCAGGCGCACCGGCCGGACCCGGACACCGACTTCGACGAGACCCTGGGCGCGCTCACCGACCTGGTGCGCCAGGGCAAGATCCGCTACATCGGCACCTCCACGTTCGAGCCGTCGGCCATCGTGGAGGGCCAGTGGCTGGCGCAGCGACGCGGCCGGGAGCGGGTGGTCAGCGAGCAGCCGCCGTACTCGATCCTGGCCCGCGAGATCGAACGCGAGGTGCTGCCCGTGGCGCAGCGCTACGGGCTGGCGGTGATCCCGTGGAGCCCACTGGCCGGCGGTTGGCTCTCCGGGCGTTACCACTCCGGGCTCGACGCCCCGATCTCCCGCCGGGCCGACCGGCTCCCGGCCCGGTTCGACCCGACGCAACCGGCCAACGCCGCCAAGCTCGCTGCCGTCGACAAGCTGGCCGCCCTCGCCGACGAGGCCGGGCTGTCGCTGATCCACCTGGCCATCGCGTTCGTTCTGGAGCACCCGGCCGTCACGTCGGCGATCATCGGGCCGCGCACGCTGGCCCACCTGGAGTCACAGCTCGGCGCCGCCAAGGTGACGCTGTCCCGGGACCTGCTGGACCGCATCGACGCCATCGTTCCGCCCGGCACCACGCTCAACCCCGCCGACGCCGGATACCAGCCGCCGTCACTGGCCGACCCGGCGCGCCGACGTGGGGGTGCGCCGACGCCACACCTCGCCGGGGTGGCTCGGTGA
- a CDS encoding ABC transporter substrate-binding protein, with the protein MPSPSLLDRRAFLSATLGAVTLGLTACAGDETPAAALAATAPLPQAVPKGTKLVIGDKEHQKAIEFSGEAEKLTFEVEWANISGGPQTLEAFRAKALDVGSVADIPPIHSHWTNIPTKIVASKYRQDPLNHAIYRLGIAPGVTVATLADIRGKKIAYSPGQAQGALVLRVLHKAGLTKKDVKLVELPSTGDVYATALASRQVEVAPIGGVQIKRYETKYGRDGATAIAHGLRDDPGHLYAPVTVLGDPAKAAAIREYVQAWARAWRWREANPDEWIERYYVKDQGLTVDDGRWLVENGGVADIPASWTEAIGRHQETIDLLAKETGNKPLKAEDLYDRRYESVGAEALAAGGTP; encoded by the coding sequence GTGCCGTCACCATCCCTCCTGGATCGCCGGGCCTTCCTGTCCGCCACCCTCGGCGCGGTCACGCTGGGTCTGACCGCCTGCGCCGGGGACGAGACACCCGCCGCGGCCCTGGCCGCCACCGCACCACTGCCGCAGGCCGTGCCGAAGGGCACCAAGCTCGTCATCGGCGACAAGGAGCACCAGAAGGCGATCGAGTTCTCCGGAGAGGCGGAGAAGCTGACCTTCGAAGTGGAGTGGGCCAACATCAGCGGCGGCCCACAGACCCTGGAGGCGTTCCGCGCGAAGGCGCTGGACGTCGGGTCGGTGGCGGACATCCCGCCGATCCACTCGCACTGGACGAACATCCCCACGAAGATCGTCGCCTCGAAGTACCGCCAAGACCCACTCAACCACGCCATCTACCGGCTCGGCATCGCACCCGGCGTCACGGTCGCCACCCTCGCCGACATCCGTGGGAAGAAGATCGCGTACAGCCCGGGGCAGGCGCAGGGAGCGCTGGTGCTGCGGGTACTGCACAAGGCCGGCCTTACCAAGAAGGACGTCAAGCTGGTCGAGCTGCCGAGCACCGGCGACGTCTACGCGACGGCGCTCGCGAGCCGCCAGGTCGAGGTGGCGCCGATCGGCGGCGTGCAGATCAAACGCTACGAGACCAAGTACGGCCGGGACGGCGCGACCGCGATCGCCCACGGACTGCGGGACGACCCCGGTCACCTGTACGCGCCCGTCACCGTGCTCGGCGATCCGGCCAAGGCCGCGGCGATCCGCGAGTACGTGCAGGCGTGGGCGCGGGCCTGGCGGTGGCGCGAGGCCAATCCCGACGAATGGATCGAGCGGTACTACGTCAAGGACCAGGGCCTGACCGTCGACGACGGTAGGTGGCTGGTCGAGAACGGCGGCGTGGCCGACATCCCGGCCAGCTGGACCGAAGCCATCGGCCGGCACCAGGAGACGATCGACCTGCTGGCCAAGGAGACGGGCAACAAGCCCCTCAAGGCCGAGGACCTGTACGACCGGCGGTACGAATCCGTAGGTGCCGAGGCACTGGCTGCGGGAGGCACCCCGTGA
- a CDS encoding NAD(P)H-dependent oxidoreductase, which produces MTGGRPSGADVVVLVGNPRAGSRTRAVAEAVARALLARTGDSADSVEVLELADIVGVSFGPEPAYGATAGPDPFETVRSARLLVVATPAYKGSYTGLLKVFLDQLEHRQLADVTAVPVAVAASPTHADAAAAALRDLLVELGAQVPAPPLAVRESQLAQADEVAANWADQHAHAFTLHPIART; this is translated from the coding sequence GTGACCGGCGGACGGCCGTCGGGCGCGGACGTCGTCGTGCTGGTCGGGAACCCGCGCGCCGGGTCGCGTACCCGCGCGGTCGCCGAGGCCGTGGCCAGGGCGTTGCTCGCCCGAACTGGCGACTCGGCCGACAGCGTCGAGGTGTTGGAGCTGGCCGACATCGTCGGGGTGTCCTTCGGGCCGGAACCGGCGTACGGGGCCACGGCCGGTCCTGATCCGTTCGAGACGGTGCGGTCGGCGCGGCTGCTCGTCGTGGCGACTCCGGCCTACAAGGGCAGCTACACCGGCCTCCTGAAGGTCTTCCTCGACCAGCTCGAGCATCGGCAGTTGGCCGACGTGACCGCCGTACCGGTCGCCGTGGCCGCGTCGCCGACGCACGCGGATGCGGCGGCGGCGGCCCTGCGCGACCTCCTGGTCGAACTGGGCGCGCAGGTCCCGGCCCCGCCGCTCGCCGTACGGGAGTCGCAGTTGGCGCAGGCGGACGAGGTCGCCGCGAACTGGGCCGACCAGCATGCCCACGCGTTCACGCTCCACCCGATCGCGCGGACGTGA
- a CDS encoding flavin reductase family protein produces the protein MTVIAEPVTPVDPDTFRALLRRQAATVAVVTAAGEPPVGFTVTSLTSVSLHPPLVSFCLARSSSSWPTIAGAEHVAVHLLGEDQEDVARNFATSGIDRFAAHPRWRYGRHRVPLLDEPVAWLLCRVTQRVPAGDHAIVLAEPLIGSHSDGAPLLYHMGRYAALQPATKES, from the coding sequence ATGACTGTCATCGCCGAACCCGTGACCCCGGTCGACCCGGACACCTTCCGTGCCCTCCTGCGCCGGCAGGCCGCCACGGTCGCGGTGGTCACCGCCGCCGGTGAACCGCCCGTCGGGTTCACCGTCACCTCGCTCACGTCGGTGTCGCTGCACCCGCCCCTGGTGTCGTTCTGCCTGGCCCGATCGTCATCGAGTTGGCCGACGATCGCCGGCGCGGAGCACGTCGCGGTGCACCTGCTCGGTGAGGACCAGGAGGACGTCGCGCGGAACTTCGCGACCAGCGGCATCGACCGGTTCGCCGCACACCCGCGCTGGCGCTACGGGCGGCACCGGGTGCCGCTCCTGGACGAGCCGGTCGCCTGGCTCCTGTGTCGCGTGACCCAGCGGGTGCCCGCCGGTGACCACGCGATCGTGCTCGCCGAGCCGCTGATCGGTAGTCACAGCGACGGCGCACCTCTGCTCTACCACATGGGGCGCTACGCCGCCCTGCAACCAGCCACGAAGGAGTCGTAA
- a CDS encoding bifunctional metallophosphatase/5'-nucleotidase — MRDSARLLRRGRSALVAAVATGLLLAGGAAPPAALASPARPGTPVPVQLLSITDLHGYFGDYTTTVPGARAGEPARQVGGGAYLTTHLKQRQAGQRNSILFSAGDDFSGWPNETGWFWNEPTIEYLNSVGLDFSTVGNHEMDRGYDFLRHMDDGTCRWRPDNDICFTDSTGRRFHGADYDYYSGSLVDDRSGKPKMPPYHVEYVSDGHGGRLPVGFVHATTKLMSEEQMSYTPEGFDFLDEADTVNKYAAVLRRQGVKAIVAVIHEGYSQEAGAGYDECVNPFGPMYDANARISADVDAIITGHWHALVNCMLPDPAGNPRPVVEAANHGRLFNEINLQLDPRTGEVLRDRTTSVNHANTQDVTPDPETLRIADYWRAELAKRSNLPAGRVTADLTRAPGDSAESTMYNVAADAFLWAAKKDGKADLAVAMPGILRRDVKYAADPANPADAPGQVLFSEIALGTVYDSGIGVGLVRGDVTGAQLDKLLESQWQQAADGTVTYRQMAVSGNVQYRYDLSRPVGDRVDPASVRIGGKPLKPKSTYRIATLANNFFAKNATPGFTALFDARKQDRSLYNGGDALWRYLEKASPVRPPALNRATPVRSS, encoded by the coding sequence ATGCGTGACAGCGCTCGATTGCTCCGGCGCGGCAGATCCGCTCTGGTCGCCGCGGTGGCCACCGGCTTGCTGCTGGCCGGTGGAGCGGCCCCGCCGGCCGCCCTGGCCTCGCCGGCCCGGCCGGGTACGCCGGTCCCGGTGCAACTGTTGTCCATCACGGACCTGCACGGCTACTTCGGCGACTACACCACGACCGTGCCCGGTGCCCGGGCCGGCGAGCCGGCTCGTCAGGTCGGCGGCGGCGCCTACCTGACCACACACCTCAAGCAGCGCCAGGCCGGCCAGCGCAACTCGATCCTCTTCTCCGCCGGGGACGACTTCAGCGGTTGGCCGAACGAGACCGGTTGGTTCTGGAACGAGCCGACCATCGAGTACCTGAACTCGGTCGGGCTGGACTTCTCCACGGTCGGCAACCACGAGATGGATCGGGGCTACGACTTCCTCCGGCACATGGACGACGGCACCTGCCGGTGGCGGCCCGACAACGACATCTGCTTCACCGACTCGACCGGCCGGCGATTCCACGGCGCGGACTACGACTACTACTCCGGCAGCCTGGTGGACGACCGCAGCGGCAAGCCGAAGATGCCGCCGTACCACGTGGAGTACGTCAGCGACGGGCACGGCGGCCGGCTGCCGGTCGGCTTCGTGCACGCCACCACCAAGCTGATGTCCGAGGAGCAGATGTCCTATACCCCGGAGGGGTTCGACTTCCTCGACGAGGCGGACACGGTCAACAAGTACGCCGCGGTGCTGCGCCGGCAGGGCGTGAAGGCCATCGTGGCGGTCATCCACGAGGGCTACTCCCAGGAGGCCGGTGCCGGGTACGACGAGTGTGTCAACCCGTTCGGCCCGATGTACGACGCCAACGCCCGGATCAGCGCGGACGTCGACGCGATCATCACCGGACACTGGCACGCCCTGGTGAACTGCATGCTCCCCGACCCGGCCGGCAACCCGCGCCCGGTGGTGGAGGCGGCCAACCACGGCCGGTTGTTCAACGAGATCAACCTCCAGCTCGACCCGCGTACCGGCGAGGTGCTGCGGGACCGGACGACCTCGGTCAACCACGCCAACACCCAGGACGTGACCCCGGACCCCGAGACCCTGCGGATCGCCGACTACTGGCGCGCCGAGCTGGCGAAGCGGTCGAACCTGCCGGCCGGGCGGGTGACCGCCGACCTGACCCGGGCCCCGGGCGACAGCGCCGAGTCGACCATGTACAACGTCGCCGCCGACGCGTTCCTCTGGGCCGCGAAGAAGGACGGCAAGGCGGACCTGGCGGTCGCGATGCCCGGCATCCTGCGCCGGGACGTCAAGTACGCCGCCGACCCGGCCAACCCGGCCGACGCCCCGGGTCAGGTGCTCTTCTCCGAGATCGCGCTGGGCACCGTCTACGACAGCGGCATCGGGGTGGGGCTGGTCCGGGGTGACGTGACCGGCGCCCAGCTCGACAAACTGCTGGAGAGTCAGTGGCAGCAGGCCGCGGACGGCACTGTGACGTACCGGCAGATGGCGGTGTCGGGCAACGTCCAGTACCGCTACGACCTGTCCAGGCCGGTCGGCGACCGGGTCGACCCCGCCAGCGTGCGGATCGGTGGGAAGCCGCTGAAGCCCAAGTCGACGTACCGGATCGCGACCCTGGCGAACAACTTCTTCGCCAAGAACGCCACGCCGGGCTTCACCGCGCTCTTCGATGCGCGCAAGCAGGACCGCAGCCTGTACAACGGCGGTGACGCCCTGTGGCGCTACCTGGAGAAGGCGTCCCCGGTCCGCCCGCCCGCGCTGAACCGGGCGACCCCGGTGCGGTCGAGCTAG
- a CDS encoding glycoside hydrolase family 6 protein, with protein sequence MTMPGRGRVSARVRPVLATAVSVLVVGVLASAGPAKAADPPHRVDNPYVGAQVYVNPEWADRAAAEPGGDAVAGQPTAVWLDRIARIEGTDGVMGLREHLDAAVAQRADLIQLTLYDLPARDCGRRAPPGELTIEDIARYQTEFIEPIVEILADPHYADLRIVALVEPNSLPNLVVNTGSRYTATPACDEVQARGTYLDGIGYALARLGTVPNVYAYLDISHHAEVGWPEDSGPLTALLYQAATTAGSTVANVHGFVANTANYSVLHEEYFRADDVVNGQPVYQSRWVDWNPFIDEVPYARHLRELLTGAGFSPEVGVIVDTSRNGWGGPARPTGPATTGDVNRYVDGSRIDRRAKVGNWCNQVGSGLGQRPTAEPEPGIDAYVWVKPPGESDGASGSPNTGGPYEPLCDPNYVPPRGSSYDTGAMPDAPPFGEWFPAHFRQLLANAWPPV encoded by the coding sequence ATGACCATGCCAGGTCGAGGACGCGTATCCGCCCGGGTCCGCCCGGTCCTCGCCACCGCCGTGTCCGTCCTCGTCGTGGGGGTGCTCGCCAGCGCCGGGCCGGCCAAGGCCGCCGATCCGCCGCACAGGGTGGACAACCCGTACGTCGGAGCCCAGGTCTACGTCAATCCCGAGTGGGCCGATCGCGCCGCCGCCGAGCCGGGCGGCGACGCCGTCGCCGGCCAACCGACCGCCGTCTGGCTGGACCGGATCGCGAGGATCGAGGGAACGGATGGGGTGATGGGCCTACGCGAGCACCTGGACGCCGCAGTGGCACAGCGTGCCGACCTCATCCAGTTGACGCTCTACGATCTGCCGGCCCGCGACTGCGGTCGACGGGCGCCGCCGGGTGAGCTGACGATCGAGGACATCGCCCGGTACCAGACGGAGTTCATCGAACCGATCGTCGAGATCCTCGCTGATCCCCACTACGCCGACCTGCGGATCGTCGCCCTCGTCGAGCCGAACTCGCTGCCCAACCTCGTCGTCAACACCGGCTCCCGCTACACCGCCACCCCGGCCTGCGACGAGGTGCAGGCGCGCGGCACCTACCTGGATGGGATCGGGTACGCCCTGGCCCGGCTCGGCACCGTACCCAACGTCTACGCGTACCTGGACATCAGTCACCACGCCGAAGTCGGTTGGCCGGAGGACTCCGGTCCGCTGACGGCGTTGCTGTACCAGGCCGCGACCACCGCCGGCAGCACGGTGGCGAACGTCCATGGCTTCGTCGCCAACACCGCCAACTACTCGGTCCTGCACGAGGAGTACTTCCGCGCCGACGACGTCGTCAACGGCCAGCCGGTGTACCAGTCCAGGTGGGTCGACTGGAACCCGTTCATCGACGAGGTGCCCTACGCGCGACACCTGCGCGAACTGCTGACGGGCGCCGGCTTCTCCCCGGAGGTGGGCGTAATCGTCGACACCTCTCGCAACGGCTGGGGCGGCCCGGCCCGACCCACCGGTCCGGCGACCACGGGCGATGTGAACCGTTACGTCGACGGCAGCCGGATCGACCGGCGGGCGAAGGTCGGGAACTGGTGCAACCAGGTGGGCTCCGGCCTCGGCCAGCGGCCAACCGCCGAACCGGAACCGGGCATCGACGCCTACGTGTGGGTCAAGCCTCCCGGCGAGTCCGACGGCGCGAGTGGCAGCCCGAACACGGGCGGGCCGTACGAGCCGCTGTGCGACCCGAACTACGTGCCGCCCCGCGGTTCCTCGTACGACACCGGGGCGATGCCGGACGCGCCGCCGTTCGGAGAGTGGTTCCCGGCGCATTTCCGTCAGTTGCTGGCCAATGCCTGGCCACCGGTCTGA